A portion of the Suricata suricatta isolate VVHF042 chromosome 11, meerkat_22Aug2017_6uvM2_HiC, whole genome shotgun sequence genome contains these proteins:
- the LOC115271777 gene encoding olfactory receptor 51F2-like, whose translation MPTFHNSTFPTFFLTGVPGLEWAHAWISIPFCCLYLTALSGNTLILFVVLTEPSLHEPMYYFLSMLSTTDIGLCISTLVTVLGIFWLNAREISLNACLSQMFFIHLFTFMESSVLLAMAFDRFVAISNPLRYATILTHTRITQIGLAVVTRGTVILIPLVLLLKRLSFCRSHVLHHSYCFHPDVMKLSCSDTKINSAFGLTAIISTAGVDSIFILLSYVLIIRSVLNIASPEERKKAFSTCISHITAVAIFYIPLISLSFVHRFGKHSPPYVPTMIANIYLLIPPVMNPIIYSVKTKQIQKSVLKLIRSKGTHI comes from the coding sequence ATGCCAACTTTCCATAATTCTACCTTCCCTACTTTTTTCTTGACTGGGGTCCCTGGACTTGAATGGGCCCATGCCTGGATCTCCATCCCCTTCTGCTGCCTCTACTTAACTGCTCTTTCTGGAAATACCCTGATCCTGTTTGTAGTCCTCACTGAGCCAAGCCTCCATGAGCCCATGTACTATTTCCTCTCCATGCTGTCCACCACTGACATTGGCTTATGCATCTCCACACTGGTGACAGTACTAGGAATATTCTGGCTCAATGCCCGGGAGATTAGCCTTAATGCTTGCTTATCACAGATGTTCTTCATTCACCTCTTCACTTTCATGGAATCTTCAGTGCTCCTGGCTATGGCTTTTGATCGTTTTGTGGCCATTTCCAACCCCTTAAGATACGCTACCATTCTGACTCATACAAGAATTACACAGATTGGTTTAGCAGTCGTTACCAGGGGGACTGTCATTCTGATACCACTAGTCCTTCTTCTCAAGCGTCTCTCGTTCTGCCGCAGTCATGTGCTCCATCACTCCTACTGCTTCCACCCTGATGTAATGAAGCTCTCATGttcagacacaaagatcaatagTGCATTTGGACTAACTGCAATCATCTCTACTGCTGGAGTGGACTCCATCTTTATCCTGCTTTCCTATGTCCTGATCATTCGCTCAGTTCTCAACATTGCATCcccagaggagaggaaaaaagccTTCAGCACCTGCATTTCTCATATCACGGCTGTGGCCATATTCTACATCCCTTTAATCAGCCTGTCTTTTGTTCACAGATTTGGAAAACATTCTCCACCATATGTGCCCACAATGATTGCTAATATTTACTTGCTCATTCCCCCTGTAATGAATCCCATTATTTACAGTGTGAAAACAAAGCAGATTCAAAAATCTGTGCTCAAACTTATACGTTCCAAGggaacacatatttaa